The following proteins are co-located in the Penaeus vannamei isolate JL-2024 chromosome 34, ASM4276789v1, whole genome shotgun sequence genome:
- the LOC138868056 gene encoding uncharacterized protein, which produces MEPAYEGGYYSGFGQDGYSVTNCSPYYVVEGGYNGSLGEPQMWPHSTTESVQGLHSTSYDDHSYPYGQADGAEASLFRGSEALAFGADDYLEGAAVGGGLSPSPPLSVSGGGRQRKVKMYDWPKQDDPALEKRRQLAIKQKKKRDKDEREEIQMRLGLKKTEEEIKNLKMEMAMRGCNVSMMQQTLASYDANASYGYPEDVWAAGSPAPL; this is translated from the exons ATGGAGCCAGCTTACGAAGGAGGCTACTACAGTGGCTTTGGCCAGGACGGGTATTCTGTCACTAACTGTAGTCCGTATTACGTGGTGGAGGGCGGCTATAACGGATCTCTGGGCGAGCCTCAGATGTGGCCTCATAGCACGACGGAGAGCGTACAGGGCCTCCATTCGACCTCGTATGACGACCATTCGTATCCGTACGGACAGGCGGACGGTGCTGAGGCGAGTCTGTTCCGGGGTTCGGAGGCGCTTGCTTTTGGCGCAGACGACTACTTGGAAGGGGCGGCGGTCGGGGGCGGCCTCTCCCCCTCGCCGCCCCTGTCCGTCTCGGGCGGCGGCAGACAACGCAAAGTCAAGATGTACGACTGGCCGAAACAAGACGACCCCGCACTGGAGAAGCGCAGGCAGCTGGCgataaagcagaaaaagaagagagataaggatgagagggaggaaatacAGATGAGACTTGGTcttaagaaaacagaagaagagattaAGAACTTAAAGATGGAGATGGCTATGAGAGGATGCAACGTATCCATGATGCAACAGACTCTGGCCTCATACGATGCCAACGCCAGCTATGGATACCCAG AGGACGTGTGGGCGGCGGGCTCCCCTGCCCCTCTGTAG